The genomic DNA GCAAGCGCTTTTTTGATGTGGTTATCCACCGTATTGGGGGAGATGTTCAGGAAAGCAGCAATTTCTTTGTGGCTCATTTCCTCGTAGCGGCTTAGCAGGAAGACTTTCCTGCACATGGGCGGCAGCGCATCTATACTTTGCTGTACTTTTTTCTGCAATTCCTGCAGCTCCAGTTCCTGCCCGGCGGGTGTAGTTTGGTCTTGTTCCTGCTGGTATTGCTTTGCTATTTCCCATCTTCGTTTCTGGGAGCCGGCATAGTTCAGGGCTTTGTTAATAGCAGCCCGGTGCAGATAGGCCTCCGGGTTATCGATGGCCTGCCCGTCTTTCTTGTTCCAGAACTGTACGAACACCTCCTGCACCAGGTCCTCGGTCGCATCCATATCACCCAGCATGCGGTGCACGCGCTGGCACAGGCGCTTGTAGTTGCGCCGGAACAGGGTTTCGTACTCCTGTAAGTTTTGTGATGGATTAGACATGATGCAGGTAAACGCAGGCTAAAGTATGAATTCC from Pontibacter liquoris includes the following:
- a CDS encoding RNA polymerase sigma-70 factor, with translation MSNPSQNLQEYETLFRRNYKRLCQRVHRMLGDMDATEDLVQEVFVQFWNKKDGQAIDNPEAYLHRAAINKALNYAGSQKRRWEIAKQYQQEQDQTTPAGQELELQELQKKVQQSIDALPPMCRKVFLLSRYEEMSHKEIAAFLNISPNTVDNHIKKALAILRKVLLSLLLVVCQIIFRFFS